The nucleotide sequence CAACACAAACGGACATTTGTCTTCCTTTCAGATGATGACGGCGCTTCAACATGGCTGCCTGTTGATGGCGCTCTTCCTCCCGGTTGTCATGGCGATGCCTGAACCCATTTCTGAGGGCAGCTGGGAGCCCCCGGCCGGGACCCCTCCCACGCCTTTTTCCGTCCCGCGTCTGAATGTACCCGGTCGTCTGTTTTACCACGATGGAGACAATAGCACAGACCCACCGCCGTCTCTGGAGGCCTACTGCCAGATGCTGTTGCAGGTCCCGGTTCCCTCAGACCAGATCCCCTGGTTCTGCCTCTGCACCCACTGCCAGAATAACCACGGTCCCAAAGGAGACCATGGCGACCGTGGCCCGCCAGGTACACACAACACCACTTTGAGTCTTACTGGatttatgaagaaaaatgagacAGGACTTTACCTGTGATTCACCAAGGTCAACCTGGAAGTCCTGGAAGAAGAGGGATGACGGGTTTGAGGGGTCCTCCGGGATTTTTGGGCAGacctggggtcaaaggtgagcGATGTTTTTAGTAGCTCCCATAAGATAAAGATCTTAGTGACTCCATGTCTCCTTTGATGCTGTCTCACAGGACAGAAAGGAGATGAGGGTTACAAAGGAGAACGAGGACCCGCTGGTTTGCTTGGACCCAAAGGGGAAAGAGGCTTCAAAGGTCGGTGAACTGGTCCAGTTTCCAGAAAATCCAGTTTCTGCTCCAGTGATTTCAGTTTGATCTGCTGACCTGGTTTTTCTCGCCCTAAAGGGGATAAAGGAGATCGAGGCTTGGAGGGTCGTCCAGGTGATCAGGGCCCAAAAGGCGGCGATGGAGTCTGTCCAGATACCTGTGAGTCTAGCTATGGTCCTCCAGGTCAACCTGGTCTGCCTGGCCCCGCTGGACCAAGAGGTTTGCCTGGTGTCATGGGACCCCAAGGACCAACTGGCTTTAAGGGCGATATGGGTGATCTGGGACCCCCTGGACTTCCTGGAGTGGTGGGTGACAAAGGAGACAAAGGGCTCATCGGGGAATGTAACTGTACCGATGGGGTTGACGGTGCTAATGGACAAACAGGGCAGAAAGGTGAAAAGGGGGAACAAGGCCCAATAGGGATCACAGGAAAGGGGGGTCCTGAGGGCAAGAAAGGAGACATGGGAGTGGAGGGCATAATGGGCCCACCTGGTCCATGCATGCCCAACATCCAGTCAGCCTTTGCTGCAGGTCTGACATCCAGTTACCCCCCACCAAACGCTCCGGTCATCTTCTCCCACATCCATCATAACATCCAGAGGGGTTATGACCCCGACTTTGGCATCTACACCGCCCCGGTCAACGGAACCTACGTCTTCAGCTACCACTTCACCGTCCACGAACGAGTCCTCAAAGCGGGCCTCTTCCACAACTTCGTGCCAGTAATCAAGACCACAGACCCGAAAGTATTGGGGACCACCTCGCACTCGGTCGTTCTTCATTTGGTCCGTGGGGACAAGGTGTGGATCCAGGTCAAGGATTCAGTTACTAACGGCATGTATGCCGGTTCTGAGACCAGCAGCACCTTTTCTGGCTTCTTGCTCCACCCTGATAGATGTGATGTTCCTGTACTGAGAGGGCCTTTGCCCCACCTGGTCCCCCCAGAGGCCGGCTACAGCTGGGGCGACTGAGGCAGTACCGGCAGTACCGGCACATCCCAGGCCCACGTTCAGTCCCGGCACATCCCAGGCCCACGTTGGTACCGGCACATCCCAGGCCCACGTTCAGTCCCGGCACATCCCAGGCCCACGTTGGTACCGGCACATCCCAGGCCCATGTTCAGTACCGGCACATCCCAGGCCCATGTTCAGTACCGGCACATCCCAGGCCCATGTTCAGTCCCGGCACATCCCAGGCCCACGTTCAGTCCCGGCACATCCCAGGCCCACGTTGGTACCGGCACATCCCAGGCCCACGTTCAGTACCGGCACATCCCAGGCCCACGTTCAGTCCCGGCACATCCCAGGCCCACGTTGGTACCGGCACATCCCAGGCCCACGTTCAACCCAGAAGAACCTTCAGGGAGGGCGACTCCAACAGCATCCTCTTAGCTGCATTGTCAGGTCGTGTGCTGGGCTTTTGTCTCGTCTCTTTCTTTGATGAAGTCTCAGGTGGGGAGTCAGGCGATGAGTTCCCCCCCGCTGGTGAAACCCTGAGCAGTTTCTACACCTGTTCTGTTGTAGGAAGCAAAGACCACCTGAGTGCCCAGGTGGGGTGTTCATGCCCCGCCCCCTGGACAGCATCCAGTCCTGACACATATTCATCTTTCACTGTTGTCTCAACGGTAACCACGGCGTCTCATGTCGGCCATCTTTTTCCACTCAGGATAGTTTAAGCTCTGATCTGTTAATATAATCAATAAACCAGTCAGACGATCGGAGACGAGTTATTTTCTGAATCTCAGCTTCTGATACATGAACACATTTGGTTTTGTCAACCTTCATGTTCTGTTTAAAACTGGagatttttcattaaaaaccctttaatttgatttaaaatgcgTTTTTGAAAGAGATGAAACATCATTTACACAGGACACAAACAGATTCCGTCAACAAGTTTTAATCGTTATTCTCATCTAAACAAACctttgaaaaacacatttaaaagttCATCAGATCGAAAAAATTCAAGTTCAGATCAGATAAACAAGCATCTAAAATCAAACTAATCACGTGTCCATCGACACTTTTCATCCATCCAGAAGAATTAATTTACAATAACAGTTCCGATCCATCCGATCAACCAGCCGCGGGccaccagcgccccctgcaggacacgtGATTAAGCTTCCACCGGAGACTCGTCATCGTCTCCGTAGACCACGCCCTTCAGGTAGGCCCGCTTAAACTCCTCAAACACCATGTCACCTGATTCACTGCaggacacggggggggggagcaggtgaGACACCAAcatggaggggagggggggggaggagaggggggggaggaggggagagagggaggggaggggagggaaggggggagaggaggagaggggagaggagagaggagagaggataGCAGTTAGACACTAACATTGANNNNNNNNNNNNNNNNNNNNNNNNNNNNNNNNNNNNNNNNNNNNNNNNNNNNNNNNNNNNNNNNNNNNNNNNNNNNNNNNNNNNNNNNNNNNNNNNNNNNNNNNNNNNNNNNNNNNNNNNNNNNNNNNNNNNNNNNNNNNNNNNNNNNNNNNNNNNNNNNNNNNNNNNNNNNNNNNNNNNNNNNNNNNNNNNNNNNNNNNNNNNNNNNNNNNNNNNNNNNNNNNNNNNNNNNNNNNNNNNNNNNNNNNNNNNNNNNNNNNNNNNNNNNNNNNNNNNNNNNNNNNNNNNNNNNNNNNNNNNNNNNNNNNNNNNNNNNNNNNNNNNNNNNNNNNNNNNNNNNNNNNNNNNNNNNNNNNNNNNNNNNNNNNNNNNNNNNNNNNNNNNNNNNNNNNNNNNNNNNNNNNNNNNNNNNNNNNNNNNNNNNNNNNNNNNNNNNNNNNNNNNNNNNNNNNNNNNNNNNNNNNNNNNNNNNNNNNNNNNNNNNNNNNNNNNNNNNNNNNtttttgcctccgcgactttcgcggccgcaacccgcttagccaacctgtaccggtcagctgcttccggagacccacagaccagccatgacctgtaggcctctttcttcagcttgacggctcccctcacctctggtatctaccatcgggtacggggattaccgccacgaccagcaccagcggccttgcagccacagctcgcgacagccgcctcgacaatggcggagcggaacatggTCCATTCAgcctcaatgtcccctaccgccctcggaacacgatcaaagctctgtcggaggtgggagttgacgggttcctccaccaagcgttctcaacagaccctcactaagcgtttgggcctgccaggtccgcgcggtggctccccccccccccccacctgatccaactcaccaccaggtagtgatcagttgacagctctgctcctctcttcacccgagtgtccaaaacatatggccgcagatcagctgacacgactatgaagtcaatcattgacctacggcccaggccgtcatggtgccaagagcaccgatgaacaaccttatgttcgaacatagtgttagttatggccaaactgccactagcacagaagtccaataactgaacaccactctggttctgatcgggcagaccgttcctcccaatcacccctttccaggtcacgctgtcgttgcccacgtgagcgttgaagtctcccagcagcacgatggagtccccagttgggacactgtccagcgtccgtcctagatcctccaaaaagggcgggtactctgaactattatttggtgcatacgcacaaacaactGTCACAACCcgttccccgacccgaaggcacagggaagcaaccctttcgctcaACCAcccaacgtcgaactagagagtcaAGCAAAAaggggtggtgggtccactggagtgTCCACGtagctggttcgggctgggcccggctgggccccatggacgtaggcccggccaccaggtgctcgccatcgagccccagccccaggcctggctccagggtggggccccggtaaccctccgggccgggtacacggcttcccttttagatgtaccatgatgggtcttgtgaaccattctttgtctgaccttgggagaccctaccaggggcaaactgccccggacagcatagctcccaggctcattagggtatgcaaactcctccaccacgataaggtgatgttCACGGAGGAGGATGTCATCATTCTTTAATAAAAATGGATTAATCACCTTCACATCAATTATCAGAAGAGACGGCAGTGGGAAGAAAGATCTGGAATGTTGGATGATGGAAGGTGTTTTGATTGGTTGtttgtgatgatgtcaccactcCCAGTTATAAGAGCAGTGATCTCCTCTCAGAGTTGGTTGCAGTTTTATGTTGTTGCTTTGTTGTCTGCTTAACCAgccaggaggatgaagaactCTACTCAGGTTCTATATTTCACCCTGGCTGCCTTCACCGACGTCAAGCTGCTGAAATACTTTCTGTTCCTGGTGATCCTGTGCTTCTACCTGCTGATCATGTGCTCCAACCTGCTGCTGATCTCTGTGATCTGCATGAACAGAAGTCTCCACGAGCCCATGTACGTGTTGCTGTGCAGCCTGTTTGTGAACGAGCTGTACGGCAGCACAGCCTTGTttcccttcctgctgctgcagatcctcTCAGACGTTCACACCGTCTCGGCCTCCTTCTGCTTCCTGCAGATCTTCTGTCTTTACACTTATGTTTGTATAGAGTTTTACAATTTAGCCATCATGTCCTACGACAGGTACGTGGccatctgtctccctctgcagtATCACACAAGGATGACGGCTCGAAAGATCAGTGTCCTTGTTTGTGTGTCCTGGGTTCATCCGGCGGTCGTGTGTTTAATTCCCATCTGTCTGAGTGcatctctgcagctgtgtgggagCGTCATTAACAAAATCTACTGTGACAACTACGCCATTGTTCAGCTCTCCTGCTCTGATACCACGATCAACAATATTTATGGACTTGTTGCCACTTTTGTGGTGGTTTCTTTCCCCGTGTCACTGATATGTTACACGTATGTGAGCATCCTGCAGGTGTGTTTCTCAGGCTCCAGACAGACGCGACAGAAAGCCGTCAGTACCTGCACGCCTCACCTGGCCTCTTTGCTTAACCTTTCCTGTGGATGTTTCTTTGAGATCTTTCAGAGTAGGTTTGACATGACTCACGTTCCAAACACCTTCCGGGTCTTTTTATCATTATACTGGCTGGTGTGTCAGCCACTTTTCAACCCTGTCATGTATGGGCTCAAGGTTTCACACATTCGTAAATTCTTAAAAAAATCTCTGCGCTGAGGTGATGTGACTCCATCAGGATGAAGGACCGCTGGGGTTTGGGGCTTCAGAATTATTGCTTGTAACTAAATCTTCTTTATTCAACACTGGCATGTAAGCATGTTTCTGCTGGTCCCTCA is from Takifugu rubripes chromosome 11, fTakRub1.2, whole genome shotgun sequence and encodes:
- the LOC105419922 gene encoding inner ear-specific collagen, encoding MLCRSEPSRLEQQRLMMTALQHGCLLMALFLPVVMAMPEPISEGSWEPPAGTPPTPFSVPRLNVPGRLFYHDGDNSTDPPPSLEAYCQMLLQVPVPSDQIPWFCLCTHCQNNHGPKGDHGDRGPPGQPGSPGRRGMTGLRGPPGFLGRPGVKGQKGDEGYKGERGPAGLLGPKGERGFKGDKGDRGLEGRPGDQGPKGGDGVCPDTCESSYGPPGQPGLPGPAGPRGLPGVMGPQGPTGFKGDMGDLGPPGLPGVVGDKGDKGLIGECNCTDGVDGANGQTGQKGEKGEQGPIGITGKGGPEGKKGDMGVEGIMGPPGPCMPNIQSAFAAGLTSSYPPPNAPVIFSHIHHNIQRGYDPDFGIYTAPVNGTYVFSYHFTVHERVLKAGLFHNFVPVIKTTDPKVLGTTSHSVVLHLVRGDKVWIQVKDSVTNGMYAGSETSSTFSGFLLHPDRCDVPVLRGPLPHLVPPEAGYSWGD
- the LOC101071991 gene encoding olfactory receptor 10J5, coding for MKNSTQVLYFTLAAFTDVKLLKYFLFLVILCFYLLIMCSNLLLISVICMNRSLHEPMYVLLCSLFVNELYGSTALFPFLLLQILSDVHTVSASFCFLQIFCLYTYVCIEFYNLAIMSYDRYVAICLPLQYHTRMTARKISVLVCVSWVHPAVVCLIPICLSASLQLCGSVINKIYCDNYAIVQLSCSDTTINNIYGLVATFVVVSFPVSLICYTYVSILQVCFSGSRQTRQKAVSTCTPHLASLLNLSCGCFFEIFQSRFDMTHVPNTFRVFLSLYWLVCQPLFNPVMYGLKVSHIRKFLKKSLR